GGGTTTTTTTGTTTAAAAATCATTGAATTCTCCAGCTGAGATAAAGGCGATGATTGCACCAAAATAAAGGATGAAGAAAAGGAGATAACATATCGATAATGCCAGACCAACATAGGACAGAACTCTCCCTGTTTTGACATTTTCGTATCCCGTATACATTCCGGGGTTTTCGTTGTAGAGTCGTTCTGCCTTTCCGGCACTGTTAAGACCTAAAATGGTGAAAATAATTCCAAAAGGTCCACAGCAAAGTAAGGTGAGAACAACCGAGAGAATTCCCATGGTTAGGGCGTTGCTGGCCCCCGGCAGTGATTGTTGATTCATATTTGTTTATTTGTTGGTTATTCTTCGACACCAAATTGCTCCATGATTTCCTGCGATTGTCTCATGGCTTCTTCCCATCCGCCCATCGCATAGATGCTATAGATCATATACAAAAGGAATAGAATACCGAGTACCAGACCTATTATGACTAGTATTTTGGCCGTTTTAAGCTGACTGTGGTTAGAATAGAGTTCTGGATTTTCCAGAAAAGTCTTTTCATCTTTCTTAACCAGAAAGAGACCTATTCCCGACATGATAATAGCGGGAATACCGTAGAAACAGCAACAGAGATAAGATAAAATTGCCAGGACAATGGCTATGGTTACATTAGGTAGTTTTTGTTGTTCCATAAAGAGTTAGTGGTTATATTAATTTAATAAGAAAATTTATAAGGATCAGCAGTACACTTGTAATCATCAGAGTAATACTGATTTTATTGGCAAATTTTATTTTAAAAAATTGATCGAGCACAAGAAAACCAAATAAGCCGAGGATGGGATATATGGCAGGGTACATTTTAAAGGCAGCGAGAAAATCGCCCTGAATCAAAAACAATACAGATCGCTGTATACCGCAGCCCGGGCAGTCAATGCCCAATACTTGTTTACTTAGACACGGAAGCATCAGGTCTTTGGCAGCAAATAAAATCAGAACCAGGTTCACCGGAAAAGTTTAAGATTCTCAGTCCGAAAAATACTATTATTTTTAAGCAATGAAAATAAAATCTGAGTTTTATTTTCGGGGTAAAATGGCGAAAATCAAAGAAGGAGACCGGATACAAGTGCTCGATGATTCCATCGAAGGCACCGCCGTGCGTATTGATGGCGATACCGTCACGGTGCTAACCGAAGAGGGGTTTGAACTTGATTTTAGTCTTAGGGAGGTACTGGTGGTAACAGATCATCACCAAATCGACGTCAGCTCAGATGAAGTGAGGGAAGCTAAAAAGGAAAAGGAGATACCCGGTAAACGAAAAAAAAAGGCTGTAAAGCCCAAAGAGCGCAATGCTCCCAAAATGGAGGTCGACCTGCACATCCACCAATTGGTGCCCAGCACGAAGGGGATGAGCAACTACGACATGCTCACCATACAAATGGAAACGGCAAAGCGACAACTCAATTTCGCCATTAATAAACGAATAAGGAAGGTGGTTTTTATCCATGGCGTAGGCGAAGGTGTATTGAAAGAGGAGCTGTATTATCTCTTCCGAAGACATTCGAATATCACCTATTACGATGCAGACTACCAGAAATACGGCCTCGGGGCAACCGAAGTCTATATCCATCAAAACGTAACGGAATAGGGCTTAATCCTGAGTAGTCACTACCCCAAAGTCGTTTATACTGGTGTCCGTAATCCGCTCGCCCTGACTATTGAGCAAACTGACATCGCGCAGCAAAATGGTATGTTCATAGAGCGTGGTATCACTGGCATTTTGCACGGTATTGATCAGTACTTCACCACTTATAGCCTCTATTTCTTCAATAACCGTCGGGTCTGTTGCAGGGATCTCGTCACAAAAATAACCCTGACTTACAGTTCCGCTAAATACCCGATAAAGAAGGGAGCTTTGTCCCGGGAGGGTACTTACTATAGTATCGGAGGATGCTTCGTTGGCGAGGATACCGTTTTGAAGATCGAGGATCAGGGCTTCGTCTCCATTGATCTTAAAAAAAACAGTAGTTGCCGTAGTAATAGTTGATTCGCAGGTTTGGATGGAAACATCATCAAAATCTATGGTTTCAATTTGTAGGTCACCATCGTTGCAATTCCACAGTAGTATAGCGATAAGGAATGGAAGGATTCTTTGCATGTGACAAATTTAAGGCAATATAGAAGTAATTTCCTATTGGAATGTCTGCGCTTATCAAAGAATTTATTTTATTTTCCTGTATTTTTGAAGTTGTTCAAATGAAGATTGAATATGAAACACGTCTATCTAGATAATGCTGCCACCACGAGGGTGAGGGATGAGGTAATTGAAAAAATGCATTCAGCTCTGGCCAATTGCTATGGGAACCCTTCATCAACGCACGGTTTTGGAAGAACAGCAAAAACAGCTATAGAAACTGCTCGTAAGAGCATTGCCAAATACCTCAATGCACATCCTTCGGAGATCATTTTTACTTCAGGGGGAACTGAGGCCGACAACATGATCTTGAGATGTGCGGTTCGCGATCTAGGGGTAGACACCATCATCACCTCCCGAATTGAACATCACGCAGTTTTACATACTGTTGAAGAACTGGAAGTTGAGTGTGGGGTTAAAATCTGCTATGTAAGATTACAGGCTAATGGTAATCCCGATATGGATCATCTCAAAGAATTGCTGGAGCAGGAAAAGGGAAAGTTGCTTGTTAGCTTAATGCATATCAACAATGAAATTGGGAATAAAATCGATATACAGGCTATCAGCGAACTGTGTAAGGATCACAATGCTCTCCTGCATTCCGATACGGTACAGTCTATTGGTCATTATACCTGGGATGTTCAAAAAACTCCTATCGACTTTATGACGGCGGCGGCTCATAAGTTTCACGGCCCAAAGGGGGTGGGGTTTGCCTATATCCGAAAAAATTCTGGCCTTAAACCAATGATCGTCGGTGGGGCGCAGGAACGCGGTTTTCGGGCAGGTACAGAACCATTTCACAATATTGTAGGTTTGGAAGAAGCCTTTTTATTGGCCTATGACAATCTGGAAAAAGAGCAGGAATACGTTTCCTCCTTAAAGAAATATTTTATTCAATCTGTAAAAAAAGCCTTTCCCAAAGCCGAGTTCAACGGATTGTCAGGTGAGATGGAGCAAAGCACCTATACCCTTGTCAATGTGCGCTTGCCCATATCTCAGGAGAAAGCACTGATGTTGTTATTTCATTTGGATATCAAAGGGATCGCCTGTTCAAAGGGAAGTGCTTGCCAGTCTGGAAGTGACGCCGGTTCTCATGTGCTTACTCAGCTCCTTACCCCTGAGGAATTAAAAAGCCCATCGCTGAGATTTTCATTCTCCATTTACAACACGCGGGAAGAAGTAGATTATACCATTGAAGTGCTCAGGGAATTCAGTAAAGACGAGAAGGCACCAATGATTACTTAGCGCTCTTTGTCGTAGGGAAATTTTCTCGTCGCCTTTTTCATCATAGACTCAATAAGATCGGTGGTGTTTCTACCCGATTTCTTATTGATTTCTTTCTCGTACTTCCACAACAATTTACCGGTGTTTCCATCACTAACTTTTATTCCTATTCTGCCGTAATTAGCGTCGCCAAGTATATAGTCAATAAAACTAAAGTCACGGGAAACTCCTTCGGAAAGAAGAATATTCAAATCCAAATTTCCACTGACAATACCATCTACCCCTAAAATTTCACTCAATTGTTTTATAGTGTAGGTATCAATATTGGCATATGTGACATTGCTCTGGGCCAGGATAGCATTGGTGTTTTTAGTGTTTTGAAAATCGACGGAGAATTTTTTTCTGCGTTTACCGCGTCCAAAATACGTTTCAAGGGCATCCTGTACGGCATATCCTTCCCGTTCTTCCAGACGGATTAAATCAGTTTCATTGACATCTTTCTTTAGATCGAGGTTGGTAAAAAAAGGAATAATAGCCAATACCTTGTGGTTTTCACTTAAAGCTTCGAATTTTTCACTCTGGTAGATGTTTTTCTGCCCATAAGAGAAAAACAAATGAAGAAGAAAAATTGATGTTAGAATCCGTCTCATATATGTGATGTTCCTAAAACCGAACGCGAAGTTTTACATTAAAAATCCTTGAGGTCATAAAATTGGGTACAGCAAATTCATTCTTGCTGTCTACGTCTCTGACCCATGTATTGGTGATGGAATTCTGATTGTTAAATAGGTTGAAAATTTCAAAACCCAGTTGCAACTCCTTGAAGTTGTGTAACCAATGACCTTTAGGATACGAATGTTCTTCTTCCACAAAAATATGAGAAATTCCCAAATCTGCCCTCTTGTAATCTCTTAATCTATTCTGAAAAATATAGGGATCCGAATAACTTGGAGAACCTCCGGGAACACCCGTACTATAAAGCAGATTGAGATACATTTTTACTTTTGGTATGTTGGGAATGTAGTCCTGGAACAGGATTGCGGCCTTAAACCTTTGGTCTGATGGTCGTGATATATATCCCCGATTATCCCGGTTTTCCTCGGTTTTAAGATACCCCAGGCTAATCCAGGACTCTGTACCCGGAACAAAAGCACCAAAGAGTCTGAGATCGGCCCCGTAGGCATAAGCCTTGGCATCGTTATTGGCCACATAACGAATCCGTACATCTTCTAAGGTGTACGTATTTACATCCCAAAGTGATTTATAATAAACTTCCGTTCGCAGATTAAAAGGTCGGTCCCAGATTCTAAAACTTTGCTCAGAACCCAAAACGAGATGGAAGGCTTTCTGGGCTTTAACTTCAGGGGCGATACTGCCCTCGGCATTGCGTAATTCCCTGTAAAAGGCAGGCTGTTGATAGATGCCTGTAGAAAGCCTGAAGACAACGTCTTTTTGCCAATCAGGTCGTAATAAAAGTTGGGCTCTGGGACTTAAAATAAATTGAGTATTTTTTTCAAATCCTCTACCCCTAAGGGTCCATAGCTGGGCTCTGACTCCAAAGTTATACCTCAACCTATTCCTGCCAAGTGGAGTGCGATTTCCGAACTGCACATAAGATATATAGCGCTGGGTTTGTGTTTGATTTCTCGCATTAACACCGTTATAGGCTACCAGAGGGGCCACAAAAGGCTCTTCAGGTTGGTTATTGATGAACTCCTCTCTCGGCGGACGAATAAAAAACCCTGCAGAATCAATAAATTCAGATTCACGAATCTGATCCCTCACATCTTCGTAAACATATTTTAACCCCCAGGATAGAAGGGATTTTTTCATCCTTAATTCGCCCCGGTGAGCCACCGTGTGGATCAGGGCATCGAGATCATTTCTCGATCGGTTGTACTGAGAGCCAATCCCTCTGGAGGATGTTACTGCGCCAAGGTTTCCGCCCCCAAGATCGGTATCTATCTCGCCCAGTTCGTATTGCGCAACTACATCAGAGTATTCTTCTTCTGTAGTATGATATAGAGAGGTAGAGAACTTAAGCTTCAGGGCATCACTGGAAAAAATATCGGCTTTAATAGCTCCCAAAGCAGTGGTAAAGGTATTCTCTTCCTTTCCGAGATAAAAAATCTGCAGGGCTTGGGGGTTGGCTATTGTACCAAAATTTGTCTGTCTGGAGACCGGGGTATTCGATATTGATTCCGACCCAGATTTCCGAGGAAATGTAACTGAAAGCGCGATGTTACCCGATACGTTATAAAACTCTGCAAATCAACGAAGACCGGATTAAAATTGGCTTTGGTCTGCTGACTGTTCAAAAACAAGCTGTTATTCCTATACCGGAAGCCTGTAAGCGTTGTTAATTTTCGATTATCCGAAACCGTTTCCAATGTGGAACTAAGGCCTAATAAACTAGCTTCTGCCTGAAGGGCGAAACGGGTAGGGGTCTTGTATTTAATATCTAGAACCGAGGATAACTTATCTCCGTATTTTGCCTGAAAGCCTCCTGGAGAGAAATATAAACTTTCAACCATATCACTGTTGACAAAGCTAAAACCCTCCTGTTGGCCCGATCGGAGCAGAAAGGGTCTGTAAACTTCAATATCGTTCACGTATACCAGGTTTTCATCAAAATTTCCTCCCCTTACCCCGTACTGCGTGCTGAGCTCGTTGTTGGAGGCGACTCCCGGTAAAAGTTTGAGAAGATTTTCTATTCCCGCATTGGCTCCGGGAATTTTTTGAGCCACTTCCGGAGAAAGATTGCTGATCCCGGAGACTGTTCTTTCGCCAAGAGCTGAAACTACCACACTATCAATTTGTACGGTATTGGCTTTCATCACAGGATTAAAGCCAAAAACCTGATTGGTGGTAAGGACCAGATCTCTTAATTCAATTATTTGATGACTTAGATGCGAGAAGGTGACGGTGATGGCCTCATCTGCCCTAACTTCAAGGAGGTAAAAACCGTTGGAATCTGAGGTAGTCCCCCTTTGGCCCTCCTTAATGTTGACATCCCGCAGGGGTAGATTCTGTTCATTCAGAATAACACCTGTAATCGTAGCTGTTTGCCCATTTGCGGAAAAGGCAACGCACAGCAATGCGCCGAACATAAGTAGCCTGAGGAAGTTCAATAGCCTATTTTCTGTAAAAACTACTGGTAAAGGTAGTGGAATTCCCAACATTATCGGTGACCACCACCTGGAGGTTACACTGCTTTTTGTCCAGAATTATATCGTCAAAGTTATAGGTCAGGGTTCTGGTCTTTGGTTCGTATTCCATCAGAATCCATTCCCCGTTAAGAGTAGCTTCGTAGGTTTTTATCCCGCTGAGGTCGTCAGAGATGAGTAAACTCAGGTATCTGTAATTGGTGAGCCACTGTTTTGATTTAAAATTCTTTGGTCTGATCTTGGGAGGAACGGTGTCCTGTGCCAGTGTAAATGTTCCGAGGTTCCTTGTGCGGGTTGTGAAGGTATTTCCCCTTTTGTACGTCTTGGTGTAGTTTGGTTTTAATTCGTCATCCAGACGGGCGATAAAGGCATTTTTTAAAAAAGATTCCTCATAGCCTTCCGTATTGAAACTCAGGGTAAAATTCTTTTGTACCGGGATACTGTTGTTGTGGACGGTTACCGTATCACCCTTAGCCCTTAGATCGATATAAAAATCATGGTAGAAGGTATTGGCCGGAAAATACAATTTGGCCTTTCCCAGGTCGAAATTATTGGGTTTTCCAGCAACGATATAGCGTTCTGTTTTTGGAACTTCCTTCTTTTTTAGTGGAGCTTCACGACGCCCTGTTACAGGGATGAATACTTTGGTAGAATTACCGGCGAGATCCTTTAAGTTGATTTCGACCGTATAATTAAGGCCTTCTTCCACGTATATTTTACCATCGTTTTTAAGCTGCTTGTAAATACTCAGTTCATTGCCAGCCACCTTAAAACACCTCTGTATCCGCCTGCGGTATTTCGACATATACTCATAGTCGATCAGCGTATTGATCAGCCTGGTTTCCCCAAACGAAAAAGAGTCGAAATCGAAGGCGGAAATAAGCGTTCCATTCACTTTTTGTTCCAGTTCATAGAGGCCATTCTGATTCGCTGCAAGGTCCTGTCGATCATATGCCGCTACCCCGAAACCAATGATTCCGGTTGCCTTGATCTCCTCAGCGAGAAAGCTCCCATCTGCCTGCCTGCTGAAAGGGATTTGCACCCTCATTTCACTCTGGTTGACCAGCGCACCGGGCGAAAGGGGGTAGGCGTATAGTCCCTGTAGGGTAGGATTGGTGGCATCCCTGACGTCTAAGCCATAAAGCAGGGGATTCGTGGGTTTTTCCGAGACGCTGCTTCTTATTTCAAAGTGAAGGTGTGGTCCGGATGACCCCCCCGTATTACCGGTATATGCAATGAGAGAATCCTTGTAGACTTTTAATTTGCCGTATTCCGGGAAAACCTCGATCTCATAGGATCGTTTTTGATACTGTGTCTTTTTAACAAACTCCTCAATAGCCGGACTGAACTTCTGAAGATGTGCATAAACCGAAGTGTAGCCATTGGGATGTGCTACGTATAAAGCTTTGCCATATCCCCAATGTGAGACTTTGATACGTGTCACCGTGCCATCGGCTATGGCATAAATGGGGAGGCCCTGCCTTTGTTGCGTTTTAATATCAATACCTGCGTGAAAATGGTTGGATCGCAATTCTCCGAAAGTGCCTGCGAGAATCAAGGGAATGTCTAAGGGGGAACGGAAGGCATCCTTGGGAAATTTTTCCTGCCCTGAGACGAGGTGTACCAACAAAAAAGCAAGTAGGTAAATTCTTTTTTTCATAGAAAAGGGTTAGTGCGAAATTAATTAATCACGATCTAACTCAGAAAAAAACTCGAAAGTCATTTTACAATTCACTGTCGAAAGGCCTAATAATCACTGTTTCCTATTCCTACAGCTACTAATGCCAAATATCGTCAGTAATAATTGGAAAAACTATTGCGAAGTCGTCAAAGGTATGTTAACTTTGTTTGAAAGCATTGATGTTGGCCTATGAGCGAATTGGTTGAAATCGTTGATTCACTTGAGAATAAAATCAGTAAATTACTGCACAAGTTAGAATTGCTCAGCCAAGCTAAAGGAAAACTTGAGGAGGAACTGCTGGAGATGAAGCAGAGCCACGAAGCCACAAAGAATTCCGTGCTGGAATGGGAGGAGAAATTCGAATCCCTGAAAATGGCAAACACGATGTTGGGCAGTGAAACAAATAAAACAGAAGCCAAGCTCAAAATAAATACATTGATCAGGGAGATCGATCATTGCATCACACAGCTCGCTGAATAATGGACTCATAATATGGCCGAGAAGCTTAAAATTAAGTTGTCGATAGCAGATAGGGTATATCCCCTGACGATTGATCCGAGCCAGGAAGAAGGTTTGCGAAAGGCAGCCAAAAATATTGAGCAACTCGCTAAAAAGTTTGAGCAAAACTATGCGGTTAGAGACAAACAAGACGTATTGGCCATGTGTGCCTTGCAATTTGCCTCTAAAATAGAGCAGCGTGGTTTAGACAAAATGGAGGATACCAGGGAAGTAGTAGAGCGTTTGACCGCTTTAGACGAACTGGTGAATCAGAAGCTTAGCATAAAATAAGTTCTTTAACATATATCAAAGTTACTGCCCACATTGGTAATTATTTTTGACAAACTCAACACTAATTTGTTTAAAAAGGGTGAGTTTAGATTGTAAAAGCAAGCCTTCTCGTAAAGGATCCTTGAGCAGTCTGTTAGCCCTAAACCTGTTTACAGGAGTTTGTACAAAACTTCCATCAATGTGGGCTTTTTTTATTCTTTTTTCTAAAAATGGAAGGGAATAGAATCTCCGGGAAAGGCCGCTTTATAGACGAGCGACTTTGGATTTTCCCGATCAATATCAGAAAGGCTCGACCTTTCTAAAACAAAATTAACTCATGGATACCACAACAATAATTATAGCAGGAGCCGCAGGATTGCTCATAGGCTTTATCATAGCTAAATTCCTCGAAAAAGGGAAGGCTTCTAAGACTTTGGCAACAGCAAAGAAAGACGCAGCAGCACTCCTAAAAAATGCAGAAGTTGAAGGAGAGAATATCAAAAAAGATAAAATTTTCCAGGCGAAGGAAAAGTTTCTTGAATTAAAAGCTGAACATGAAAAGGTGATCATCAACAAGGAAAAGAAGATCTCCGAATCTGAAAAACGAACCCGAGATAAAGAATCTCAGGTAAGCAGTGAATTAGCCAGAAACAAAAAGCTAAATGAGCAATTGGAAGACAAGATCAAGGATTTTGACCACAAGCTCGAAGTCTACGAAAAGAAACAGACCGAAGTAGAAAAACTACATAAGAGTCAGGTACAGCAACTCGAAGTCATCTCAGGTCTTTCGGCTGAAGAGGCAACCAATCAATTGTTGGAATCCTTAAAGGAAACTGCTAAATCGGATGCCATGGCTTTTATGCAATCCACTTTGGAGGAAGCCAAACTCACCGCGCAGCAGGAAGCGAAGAAAATTGTGGTCAATACGATTCAGCGTATCGGCACAGAAGAAGCCGTGGAAAATTGTGTTTCCGTCTTTAATCTGGAATCAGATGATGTCAAAGGACGAATTATTGGTAGGGAAGGAAGAAATATCCGCGCCCTGGAAGCGGTTACAGGAGTTGAGATCATCGTTGATGACACCCCTGAAGCCATAATTCTATCGTGTTTTGATTCCGTTCGCCGGGAGGTTGCAAGGTTATCGCTTCACAAGCTGGTTACTGACGGACGTATTCATCCGGCCCGAATAGAAGAAGTGGTTCGAAAAACCGAGAAACAGATTGAACAGGAGATCGTCGAAATTGGAAAGAGGACAGTAATAGACCTAGGGATTCACGGCTTACATCCAGAATTAATCAAGGCTGTCGGGCGAATGAAATACAGATCTTCTTACGGACAAAACCTATTACAGCACTCGAGGGAAGTCGCTAAATTATGTGGCGTGATGGCTGCAGAATTAGGCCTCAACCCAAAGTTGGCAAAAAGGGCCGGACTCCTGCACGATATCGGAAAAGTTCCCAATACTGAAAATGAATTAGAAACACCGCACGCCATCCTGGGGATGCAATGGGCTGAAAAATTTGGTGAGAAACCCGATGTCTGTAATGCGATCGGGGCACACCACGATGAGATCGAGATGAAAACCCTGATTTCTCCAATCGTTCAGGTTTGTGATGCGATTAGCGGGGCAAGACCGGGAGCGAGAAGGCAGGTACTAGATTCTTATATCCAACGACTCAAAGACCTGGAGGATATCGCCTTTGGCTTTGGCGGAGTCCAAAAAGCTTATGCAATCCAAGCTGGGAGAGAGCTAAGAGTCATTGTGGAAAGCGAGAAAGTAAGTGATGAAAAAGCGGCACAGCTTTCCTTCGAGATCTCACAGAAAATACAGACCGATATGACTTATCCGGGGCAAGTTAAGGTAACAGTTATCCGGGAAACCCGTTCGGTTAATGTAGCGAAATAACAGCCCTCTATTAAAGGCTTTCTTCACCCGTATGTTGCAGGTAAAATTTCCATACCTCATGGGCCACATCCCTGCCCAATTGCAAACCGGCTACATTATCTGCTTGTATATGATAGCCACCCATCACACGTGAAATACCGGCCATTTCAGCAGTTTTGGTGAAGGTTGGAAACTCAAGAACAACTGTATCTCCGAGATTCTCCGGTTCCGTCAGGGCACCCGCAACCAGGGTTACCCGTTCTCCAAATTCGTCGCTTCCCGTCCAAAGTTTCAAGGCTTCTGCACAGGCCCCACTGATGGTGCTGTGACCGGAAACATAACTCGGAAATGGCGGGCAAAGAAAGGTTTCCGGCGAATAAGGCCTCCATTTTTTCCCTTCTATTTGCATCATACCTTTTCCTTCACCTCCCCAGGCCTTGATAATTTCATTCTCATAATATTGATGAACTAAAGCATAAGGACGGGCATAGTCATAAAACATTTTGGAATCCCATGAGGCGATAAAGGCATCCATAGCCACTACCTGATTTAAAAAATACATTTTCACATCATCGTCCAGGCTGTGCTTATCTCTGCGGGAGACATCCTGTGCAAACTTCAGCCAGTGCCCGGCTTGCTGAACCGACTGGGGTCCGTCACGCATAAATTCGACAAGAGCCTTATCGTGATCAGTTAAGTTGGCTTGCAAACTGATTACTTCTGCCACTTCTTCCTCCAATTGAGCACTGCCAATCTGAGGGGGTGGACCGGGTCTGAACTGGTCAGCAGATTTAAGACCTATAGGTTTTACCTTGTCCCAGAACGGAGTAAGACAACCCGGTGCGTAAAAACCTCCCTTCCCATCAGAAAAGTATTTGGGTTGCCACCGGTTGGGATCTACGTTGAGGTCTGCTGAGTTTATGGGTTCATAGCCAACATAATTATGATAAGCTTGCCCGTTGGATCCTTCTTCCTCTCCGTATTGATTGGCACCATCATTTTTTCGGGCCTTGATCACGGCTTTCGCCGCCAGGTTCCCTATCCCTACGGCAGTTGTTGGATCAAGGGATTCATCAGCCGGATCGAGCTCTAGTTCTTTCATGAATTCTGAAAAAAGCACTACATCCGAATAATAGTACTCACTCATGGTACGAAATGCCGCATAACTAATAGCAATTTGCTTATTTTTTAGGGTGCGCTCTTCTTCCGGCATTCTGGAAACTTCGCTCAAATACACAGGAATGGCTTTTTCGTCAAATCGACTCCACGCGTCGAAAACTGCTGTCCAAATCAGACCCAGGTACCTTGAGGTGATCGTCGGTCTGGGATTAAATCGTTCTGTATCCAATGCGGTTGCCTGCAGGGATAATTGCCCCCATTGATAGGCCAGATTTTCACTGCCTAGTGGTTCTGAGATAGAATCTTCGGAGGTCTTTGTCCTGCACATCGTGGTAACAAGACAAAGAGCGATGAGTATAAATATCTTCTTCATTTAAAATCAGATTGGTAATAAAAATGGTTGTAACGGCTGTGTGCTCTAAATTAAAAATTTC
This DNA window, taken from Muriicola soli, encodes the following:
- a CDS encoding DUF2752 domain-containing protein yields the protein MLPCLSKQVLGIDCPGCGIQRSVLFLIQGDFLAAFKMYPAIYPILGLFGFLVLDQFFKIKFANKISITLMITSVLLILINFLIKLI
- a CDS encoding Smr/MutS family protein, whose translation is MKIKSEFYFRGKMAKIKEGDRIQVLDDSIEGTAVRIDGDTVTVLTEEGFELDFSLREVLVVTDHHQIDVSSDEVREAKKEKEIPGKRKKKAVKPKERNAPKMEVDLHIHQLVPSTKGMSNYDMLTIQMETAKRQLNFAINKRIRKVVFIHGVGEGVLKEELYYLFRRHSNITYYDADYQKYGLGATEVYIHQNVTE
- a CDS encoding CCC motif membrane protein, producing the protein MNQQSLPGASNALTMGILSVVLTLLCCGPFGIIFTILGLNSAGKAERLYNENPGMYTGYENVKTGRVLSYVGLALSICYLLFFILYFGAIIAFISAGEFNDF
- a CDS encoding CCC motif membrane protein is translated as MEQQKLPNVTIAIVLAILSYLCCCFYGIPAIIMSGIGLFLVKKDEKTFLENPELYSNHSQLKTAKILVIIGLVLGILFLLYMIYSIYAMGGWEEAMRQSQEIMEQFGVEE
- a CDS encoding cysteine desulfurase family protein — translated: MKHVYLDNAATTRVRDEVIEKMHSALANCYGNPSSTHGFGRTAKTAIETARKSIAKYLNAHPSEIIFTSGGTEADNMILRCAVRDLGVDTIITSRIEHHAVLHTVEELEVECGVKICYVRLQANGNPDMDHLKELLEQEKGKLLVSLMHINNEIGNKIDIQAISELCKDHNALLHSDTVQSIGHYTWDVQKTPIDFMTAAAHKFHGPKGVGFAYIRKNSGLKPMIVGGAQERGFRAGTEPFHNIVGLEEAFLLAYDNLEKEQEYVSSLKKYFIQSVKKAFPKAEFNGLSGEMEQSTYTLVNVRLPISQEKALMLLFHLDIKGIACSKGSACQSGSDAGSHVLTQLLTPEELKSPSLRFSFSIYNTREEVDYTIEVLREFSKDEKAPMIT
- a CDS encoding M23 family metallopeptidase, with protein sequence MKKRIYLLAFLLVHLVSGQEKFPKDAFRSPLDIPLILAGTFGELRSNHFHAGIDIKTQQRQGLPIYAIADGTVTRIKVSHWGYGKALYVAHPNGYTSVYAHLQKFSPAIEEFVKKTQYQKRSYEIEVFPEYGKLKVYKDSLIAYTGNTGGSSGPHLHFEIRSSVSEKPTNPLLYGLDVRDATNPTLQGLYAYPLSPGALVNQSEMRVQIPFSRQADGSFLAEEIKATGIIGFGVAAYDRQDLAANQNGLYELEQKVNGTLISAFDFDSFSFGETRLINTLIDYEYMSKYRRRIQRCFKVAGNELSIYKQLKNDGKIYVEEGLNYTVEINLKDLAGNSTKVFIPVTGRREAPLKKKEVPKTERYIVAGKPNNFDLGKAKLYFPANTFYHDFYIDLRAKGDTVTVHNNSIPVQKNFTLSFNTEGYEESFLKNAFIARLDDELKPNYTKTYKRGNTFTTRTRNLGTFTLAQDTVPPKIRPKNFKSKQWLTNYRYLSLLISDDLSGIKTYEATLNGEWILMEYEPKTRTLTYNFDDIILDKKQCNLQVVVTDNVGNSTTFTSSFYRK
- the rny gene encoding ribonuclease Y; the protein is MDTTTIIIAGAAGLLIGFIIAKFLEKGKASKTLATAKKDAAALLKNAEVEGENIKKDKIFQAKEKFLELKAEHEKVIINKEKKISESEKRTRDKESQVSSELARNKKLNEQLEDKIKDFDHKLEVYEKKQTEVEKLHKSQVQQLEVISGLSAEEATNQLLESLKETAKSDAMAFMQSTLEEAKLTAQQEAKKIVVNTIQRIGTEEAVENCVSVFNLESDDVKGRIIGREGRNIRALEAVTGVEIIVDDTPEAIILSCFDSVRREVARLSLHKLVTDGRIHPARIEEVVRKTEKQIEQEIVEIGKRTVIDLGIHGLHPELIKAVGRMKYRSSYGQNLLQHSREVAKLCGVMAAELGLNPKLAKRAGLLHDIGKVPNTENELETPHAILGMQWAEKFGEKPDVCNAIGAHHDEIEMKTLISPIVQVCDAISGARPGARRQVLDSYIQRLKDLEDIAFGFGGVQKAYAIQAGRELRVIVESEKVSDEKAAQLSFEISQKIQTDMTYPGQVKVTVIRETRSVNVAK
- a CDS encoding TonB-dependent receptor plug domain-containing protein, which gives rise to MFGALLCVAFSANGQTATITGVILNEQNLPLRDVNIKEGQRGTTSDSNGFYLLEVRADEAITVTFSHLSHQIIELRDLVLTTNQVFGFNPVMKANTVQIDSVVVSALGERTVSGISNLSPEVAQKIPGANAGIENLLKLLPGVASNNELSTQYGVRGGNFDENLVYVNDIEVYRPFLLRSGQQEGFSFVNSDMVESLYFSPGGFQAKYGDKLSSVLDIKYKTPTRFALQAEASLLGLSSTLETVSDNRKLTTLTGFRYRNNSLFLNSQQTKANFNPVFVDLQSFITYRVTSRFQLHFLGNLGRNQYRIPRSPDRQILVQ
- a CDS encoding cell division protein ZapA → MAEKLKIKLSIADRVYPLTIDPSQEEGLRKAAKNIEQLAKKFEQNYAVRDKQDVLAMCALQFASKIEQRGLDKMEDTREVVERLTALDELVNQKLSIK
- a CDS encoding vanadium-dependent haloperoxidase, translating into MKKIFILIALCLVTTMCRTKTSEDSISEPLGSENLAYQWGQLSLQATALDTERFNPRPTITSRYLGLIWTAVFDAWSRFDEKAIPVYLSEVSRMPEEERTLKNKQIAISYAAFRTMSEYYYSDVVLFSEFMKELELDPADESLDPTTAVGIGNLAAKAVIKARKNDGANQYGEEEGSNGQAYHNYVGYEPINSADLNVDPNRWQPKYFSDGKGGFYAPGCLTPFWDKVKPIGLKSADQFRPGPPPQIGSAQLEEEVAEVISLQANLTDHDKALVEFMRDGPQSVQQAGHWLKFAQDVSRRDKHSLDDDVKMYFLNQVVAMDAFIASWDSKMFYDYARPYALVHQYYENEIIKAWGGEGKGMMQIEGKKWRPYSPETFLCPPFPSYVSGHSTISGACAEALKLWTGSDEFGERVTLVAGALTEPENLGDTVVLEFPTFTKTAEMAGISRVMGGYHIQADNVAGLQLGRDVAHEVWKFYLQHTGEESL